In the Muricauda sp. MAR_2010_75 genome, one interval contains:
- a CDS encoding DUF6973 domain-containing protein — protein MRKSTFPKFAATLFFVLSIHFSCEKEEPLVLETDQDVNAKAGPYTLNSVDMEGIPKITDFLSSRAGKDIFKASATGKNDGPTIAEEVIRVNDSLGQSNYSFHFTLPDSAENEFYNLVVGESEDGQPQEPMVFHYVCDPEHYEAFEESGFDPTAFVGTMSMYPFDQIFSDGSLSKDICVEHDQYGDPIPCIRTNVTNGSGGGGTGTSMGGAQFSSGFDSPTVASYSISITVYHVTPDGRTFSYGSGSVCQHPGECQVIYEMSTKANNKATDRGCTKCPSAPGGVAANMASRTKLLVNGLRTKLTLSTNEINFLLRNGQLTQGLTSFLAKNKSATAKAYARFILVGIMNGNNVNFGQDYRGQMSSSEIIIFNSLSIFEQMAYLFNAQKATWKAQDLYPNSLYNGKGDAFRHAYFNALNAILLGPSLAEDLATAHEDKPFDYSNHYKEKQMDLFNNQVGRTKKDWLADGYQSLPASILDAMAKGELRYLSNLQGGGASGPATNQSKLIPTN, from the coding sequence ATGAGAAAGTCTACTTTCCCAAAATTTGCTGCAACCTTATTTTTTGTTTTGTCAATTCATTTTTCCTGTGAGAAGGAAGAACCGTTGGTCCTGGAAACCGACCAAGACGTCAATGCTAAGGCAGGTCCTTACACCCTAAACTCTGTGGACATGGAGGGTATCCCAAAGATTACCGATTTCCTGAGTTCCCGGGCGGGCAAGGATATTTTTAAAGCCTCGGCCACTGGAAAAAACGACGGGCCCACTATTGCTGAGGAAGTAATTAGGGTCAACGATTCCTTGGGGCAGTCCAATTACTCGTTTCACTTTACTCTGCCGGACAGTGCGGAGAATGAGTTTTACAATTTAGTAGTGGGCGAATCGGAGGACGGACAGCCGCAGGAACCTATGGTTTTTCACTATGTATGCGACCCCGAACACTATGAAGCGTTCGAGGAGAGTGGTTTTGATCCCACGGCCTTTGTAGGAACGATGAGCATGTATCCTTTTGACCAAATTTTCAGTGACGGCTCCCTTTCCAAGGATATTTGCGTGGAACATGACCAATATGGCGATCCCATTCCGTGCATTAGGACCAATGTTACGAACGGTTCCGGTGGTGGTGGAACAGGTACCAGCATGGGCGGGGCACAATTTAGCAGTGGTTTTGATTCACCTACGGTGGCTTCCTATTCCATTTCTATCACCGTATACCACGTAACGCCTGATGGCAGGACCTTTAGCTATGGGTCGGGCAGTGTTTGCCAACATCCAGGGGAGTGTCAGGTTATCTATGAGATGTCTACAAAGGCGAACAACAAGGCCACCGATAGAGGTTGCACCAAATGCCCAAGTGCTCCAGGAGGCGTGGCCGCCAATATGGCCAGCCGTACAAAGTTGCTTGTTAATGGGCTTAGGACGAAATTGACGCTTTCTACCAATGAAATAAACTTTCTTTTAAGAAATGGTCAACTAACTCAAGGGCTCACTTCATTTTTGGCAAAGAATAAGTCTGCTACAGCAAAAGCATATGCAAGATTCATACTAGTAGGTATAATGAATGGTAATAATGTGAATTTTGGGCAAGATTATAGAGGTCAAATGTCTTCTAGTGAAATAATTATTTTTAATTCTCTAAGTATATTTGAACAAATGGCATACTTATTTAATGCTCAAAAAGCTACATGGAAGGCACAAGATCTATACCCAAATTCATTATACAACGGTAAGGGAGATGCTTTTAGACATGCATACTTCAATGCGCTGAATGCAATTCTGCTGGGCCCCTCATTGGCAGAAGATTTGGCAACCGCCCATGAAGATAAACCATTTGATTATTCAAACCATTACAAAGAAAAGCAAATGGATTTGTTTAATAATCAGGTTGGACGGACAAAAAAAGACTGGTTAGCAGATGGCTACCAATCATTGCCCGCAAGCATATTGGATGCTATGGCAAAAGGAGAATTAAGATATTTATCAAACTTGCAAGGTGGCGGTGCTAGTGGTCCGGCAACTAATCAATCTAAGTTAATACCAACAAATTGA
- the clpB gene encoding ATP-dependent chaperone ClpB, producing MNFNNFTIKSQEAIQRAQQLAQEFGHQQIENEHLFKAIGEVDENVLPFILKKLNVNVALLNQILDKELQSFAKVSGGEIMLSREAGKTVNEASIVAKNMGDEFVSVEHLLLAIFKSKSKIAQILKDQGVTEKDLNAAIQELRKGGKVTSQSAEETYNSLDKYAKNLNQLADNGKLDPVIGRDEEIRRVLQILSRRTKNNPMLVGEPGVGKTAIAEGLAHRIVQGDVPENLKEKTIYSLDMGALIAGAKYKGEFEERLKAVIKEVTSSDGNIVLFIDEIHTLVGAGGGQGAMDAANILKPALARGELRAIGATTLDEYQKYFEKDKALERRFQKVMVDEPDTESAISILRGIKEKYEAHHKVRIKDEAVIGAVELSQRYITNRFLPDKAIDLMDEAASKLRMEINSKPEELDVLDRKIMQLEIEIEAIKRENDKAKLQTLNLELANLKEERNEIFAKWESEKTVVDNIQKTKEDIENYKLEAERAERNGDYGKVAELRYGKIKEAQEKLDKLQEELAEQQSAGTLIKEEVTYEDIAEVVAKWTGIPVTKMMQSEREKLLKLEDVLHKRVVGQEEAIVAVSDAIRRSRAGLQDEKKPIGSFLFLGTTGVGKTELAKTLAAYLFDDENAITRIDMSEYQERHSVSRLVGAPPGYVGYDEGGQLTEAVRRKPYSVILLDEIEKAHPDTFNILLQVLDEGRLTDNKGRVADFKNSIIIMTSNMGSHIIQEKFEDAVDMESASEAARVEVMGLLRKTIRPEFLNRIDDIIMFAPLNKADIKAIVELQLNNLKKMLSKQHITLDATEEAIDYLAKKGYDPQYGARPVKRLIQKEVLNNLSKELLSGNITSDSVVLLDSFDDELVFRNQGELIE from the coding sequence ATGAACTTTAATAATTTTACCATAAAATCACAGGAGGCCATTCAAAGGGCACAGCAATTGGCCCAAGAATTTGGCCATCAACAAATAGAGAACGAACACCTGTTCAAGGCTATTGGCGAGGTCGATGAAAACGTTCTTCCATTCATTTTGAAAAAATTGAACGTCAACGTCGCACTCCTCAACCAAATCTTGGATAAGGAACTCCAGAGCTTTGCCAAGGTTTCCGGGGGTGAAATCATGCTTTCCAGGGAAGCCGGCAAAACCGTGAATGAAGCAAGTATCGTTGCAAAGAACATGGGCGATGAATTTGTGTCCGTGGAGCACTTGCTACTTGCCATTTTTAAATCAAAAAGTAAAATCGCCCAGATTTTAAAGGATCAAGGCGTTACCGAGAAAGACCTGAATGCTGCCATCCAAGAATTGCGTAAAGGTGGAAAGGTGACTTCGCAAAGTGCTGAGGAAACCTATAATTCCTTGGATAAATACGCCAAAAACCTCAACCAATTGGCCGATAACGGCAAGTTGGACCCGGTTATTGGCCGTGATGAGGAAATAAGAAGGGTTTTGCAGATTCTGTCCCGTAGGACCAAGAACAACCCCATGTTGGTCGGCGAACCCGGTGTGGGTAAAACCGCCATCGCGGAAGGTTTGGCCCATCGGATTGTACAAGGCGACGTTCCCGAAAACCTTAAGGAGAAAACTATTTACTCCTTGGACATGGGTGCCTTGATTGCCGGTGCAAAATATAAAGGTGAGTTTGAGGAACGATTGAAAGCCGTTATCAAGGAAGTTACTTCCTCAGACGGCAACATCGTCCTTTTCATTGATGAAATCCACACTCTGGTAGGTGCCGGAGGTGGACAGGGTGCGATGGACGCAGCCAATATCCTGAAACCTGCTTTAGCCAGAGGGGAACTTCGGGCCATTGGTGCCACTACCTTGGATGAGTACCAAAAATATTTTGAAAAGGATAAAGCCTTGGAGCGTAGGTTCCAAAAGGTAATGGTTGACGAACCCGATACCGAAAGTGCCATCTCCATTTTGCGAGGAATCAAGGAAAAATACGAAGCGCACCACAAGGTACGCATCAAAGATGAGGCGGTAATTGGCGCGGTTGAGTTGTCACAACGTTATATCACCAACCGATTTTTGCCCGATAAGGCCATTGACCTTATGGATGAGGCAGCTTCCAAGCTTCGCATGGAAATCAACTCTAAACCCGAAGAATTGGATGTGTTGGACCGAAAAATCATGCAGTTAGAAATTGAGATTGAGGCCATCAAACGAGAAAATGACAAGGCCAAATTGCAGACCTTGAACCTAGAGTTGGCCAATCTCAAAGAAGAGCGAAATGAAATCTTTGCCAAATGGGAAAGTGAAAAAACGGTGGTGGACAATATCCAAAAAACAAAAGAGGATATCGAAAACTATAAACTCGAAGCGGAACGCGCCGAACGAAACGGTGATTACGGAAAAGTGGCCGAGCTTCGTTATGGCAAAATCAAGGAAGCGCAGGAAAAGTTGGATAAGCTCCAAGAAGAGCTTGCTGAACAACAAAGCGCAGGAACCTTGATCAAGGAAGAGGTCACTTATGAAGACATTGCTGAAGTAGTGGCCAAATGGACGGGAATCCCCGTAACCAAGATGATGCAAAGTGAACGTGAAAAACTCTTGAAATTGGAAGATGTACTGCACAAACGTGTAGTAGGCCAAGAGGAGGCCATTGTGGCCGTTTCGGATGCCATTCGAAGAAGTAGAGCGGGATTACAGGATGAGAAGAAACCCATTGGTTCTTTCCTTTTCTTGGGTACCACTGGTGTTGGTAAAACCGAGTTGGCCAAAACACTCGCCGCATATCTGTTCGATGATGAAAACGCCATCACCCGGATAGACATGAGCGAGTACCAAGAGCGTCACTCGGTGAGCCGATTGGTGGGTGCACCTCCAGGATATGTGGGATACGATGAGGGAGGACAGTTGACCGAAGCTGTACGCAGAAAACCCTACTCCGTGATTCTGTTGGATGAGATTGAGAAAGCACACCCAGATACCTTCAACATTTTGTTACAGGTATTGGACGAAGGTAGGTTGACCGATAACAAAGGGCGTGTGGCGGATTTTAAGAACTCCATCATCATCATGACGAGCAACATGGGTAGCCATATCATTCAGGAGAAGTTTGAAGATGCTGTGGATATGGAAAGTGCTTCAGAAGCTGCAAGGGTTGAAGTGATGGGCTTGTTGCGTAAGACCATTCGTCCCGAGTTCTTGAACCGAATAGACGATATTATCATGTTCGCTCCGTTGAACAAGGCTGATATTAAGGCCATTGTAGAGCTTCAGTTGAACAACTTAAAGAAAATGTTGTCCAAACAACACATCACCTTGGATGCCACTGAAGAGGCCATCGATTACTTGGCCAAAAAAGGGTATGATCCCCAGTATGGTGCACGACCTGTGAAACGATTGATTCAAAAAGAAGTGCTGAACAATCTATCCAAGGAACTGCTTTCCGGGAACATTACATCAGACAGTGTGGTGCTGCTGGATTCCTTTGATGACGAACTTGTCTTCCGAAATCAAGGTGAGTTGATAGAATAA
- a CDS encoding gluconate:H+ symporter: MPIVIAVLGIFLLFVLIAKFKLNAFLAFIIVCLFVGIFQGMELGNLVQSIQRGIGNTLGFLVLILGLGAMLGKLVADSGAAQQITTQLVNKFGIKHVQWAMVLTGFIVGIPMFYSVGFVILIPLVFTVAISTGLPLLYVGLPMLTSLSVTHGYLPPHPAPTAIAAMFNADIGKTLLYGLIIAVPAIIVAGPLFARTIKNVEAKPLKEFYNPNIIPKEELPSTFTSIFTALSPILLIGVAIAAENFLEEGLLRNILTFIGNPVIALLISVLLAIFTLGISKGKDMSTLMNSISSSVSSITMILLIIAGAGALKEVLIDSHVSNYIADSLKGSTISPLVLAWLIATAIRVSVGSATVAGLTAAGIALPLASGTGTSPELMVLAIGSGSLMLSHVNDTGFWMFKEYFNLSVKETLSTWTVMETLVGIMGLLGVLALNMII; this comes from the coding sequence ATGCCAATCGTTATTGCCGTTCTCGGTATTTTTCTGCTCTTCGTTTTAATTGCCAAATTCAAATTGAATGCCTTCCTAGCCTTCATCATCGTATGTCTGTTCGTGGGCATTTTCCAAGGCATGGAATTGGGTAATTTGGTGCAATCCATCCAACGGGGCATTGGAAATACCTTGGGTTTTTTGGTATTGATTCTGGGCCTTGGGGCCATGTTGGGAAAACTGGTCGCCGACAGTGGAGCCGCTCAACAGATTACTACACAATTGGTGAATAAATTCGGAATAAAACACGTACAATGGGCCATGGTCCTAACCGGTTTTATTGTGGGGATACCCATGTTCTACTCCGTAGGTTTTGTGATTCTGATTCCATTGGTATTCACAGTCGCAATTTCAACGGGATTGCCGTTACTTTATGTGGGGCTCCCCATGCTCACTTCGTTATCCGTAACACATGGATACCTCCCGCCCCACCCTGCACCTACGGCCATTGCCGCCATGTTCAATGCGGATATCGGAAAAACATTGCTATACGGACTCATCATTGCAGTTCCCGCTATTATTGTGGCCGGTCCTTTGTTTGCCCGAACCATTAAAAATGTCGAAGCAAAGCCCCTCAAAGAATTCTATAATCCCAATATCATCCCCAAGGAGGAGCTTCCATCAACCTTTACCAGCATTTTTACCGCCCTTTCACCAATACTACTGATCGGTGTTGCCATTGCTGCTGAAAATTTTCTGGAAGAAGGTCTTTTGAGAAACATCCTAACCTTCATTGGGAATCCCGTTATTGCGTTATTGATTTCCGTTTTGCTGGCCATATTCACCCTAGGGATTTCAAAAGGCAAAGACATGTCCACTCTAATGAACTCCATTTCATCTTCAGTTTCCAGCATCACCATGATTTTGTTGATCATTGCTGGCGCCGGGGCACTCAAAGAAGTATTGATTGATAGTCATGTGAGCAATTACATTGCCGATAGCCTTAAAGGCTCCACCATATCGCCTTTGGTCTTGGCATGGCTCATCGCCACCGCTATTCGGGTGAGTGTAGGTTCTGCTACGGTTGCAGGTTTAACCGCGGCTGGAATTGCACTCCCGTTGGCATCAGGTACGGGAACAAGTCCAGAATTGATGGTTTTGGCCATAGGTTCCGGAAGTTTAATGTTGTCCCATGTCAACGATACTGGGTTTTGGATGTTCAAGGAATATTTCAATCTATCAGTAAAAGAAACCCTATCCACATGGACCGTTATGGAAACCCTGGTTGGCATTATGGGACTCCTTGGCGTACTTGCTTTAAATATGATAATTTAG
- the ytxJ gene encoding bacillithiol system redox-active protein YtxJ yields MGIFDSVFGKKEKVVEEKKQLPWIHLESLGQLEEITKKSNHRAQVIYKHSTTCGISSMTLRMFNDTHELDTECDLYFLTIQSHREISNAVEAQFEVRHESPQLIIIKNGKVTFDTSHGAISEVNLKDFL; encoded by the coding sequence ATGGGAATATTTGACAGTGTCTTCGGAAAGAAGGAAAAAGTAGTAGAGGAAAAGAAGCAACTACCTTGGATACATTTGGAATCCTTGGGGCAGTTGGAAGAGATAACGAAAAAATCAAATCATAGGGCCCAAGTCATTTACAAGCACTCCACAACCTGCGGAATAAGCAGCATGACCTTACGAATGTTCAACGATACTCATGAACTGGACACGGAATGCGATTTGTATTTCTTGACGATTCAATCGCATCGGGAAATTTCAAATGCGGTGGAAGCCCAGTTTGAGGTTCGGCATGAATCCCCTCAATTGATTATCATTAAAAATGGGAAAGTGACCTTTGATACTTCGCATGGGGCTATTTCTGAGGTCAACCTAAAAGACTTTTTGTAA